TGGTCACTATTAGGATTAAATTCCACTCAGGTCTTAGGAATATTGGGTATATGCTGGATCTTAGTTGTAACATTAACAGCATCTAAGGGATTGGAAAAAATAACAAAAGTAACATCAGTAGGCGGTACTGCAGTAGCACTACTTAATATTGTATTATTAATTGGAGCAGTAATTGTATTAATAGGAAATGGTGGACATTTAGCTCAGCCAATTGTATCATCAGCTGCTTTTACACAATCACCAAATCCTGACTATCAAAGTGGTATTAGTGTATTGGCATTTTTAGTATTTGCGTTATTTGCTTATGGTGGAATAGAAGCAGTAGGAGGATTGGTAGACCAAACTGAAAAAGCAGAAGTAACATTTCCAAAAGGTGTTACTGTAGCAGCAATAATTATTGCCATAGGATATGCTGTAGGTATATTTTTGTGCGGCATATTTACTAATTGGAAAGAAGTGTTAGCACTAAAAGGTGTGCACATGGGCAATGTTGCTTATGTAGTAATGCAAAACTTAGGATATCAAATAGGACAAAGTCTTGGATGTAGTCAAGCAACTTCATTGACAATAGGAGCTTGGACAGCTAGGTATGCAGGGTTATCCATGTTTTTAGCATTGTCAGGAGCATTCTTTACATTATGTTATTCACCACTAAAACAATTAGTGGAAGGTACACCAAAGAAATTATGGCCAGGAAAAATGGCTGAAATTAAAGATGGAATGCCTAAAAATGCTATGTGGGTTCAATGCATATTTGTAGTGGCATTTATAGCACTAGTATCTTTTGGAGGAGATGCAGCATCTAAATTTTTTAATATATTAATAAAGATGACTAATGTAGCAATGACTGTCCCATATATGTTTTTATCAGCTGCATTTATTGCTTTTAAAAAGAAAACAGAAATCAAAAAACCTTTTGAAGTTTTTAAAAGTTATAGATGGACATGTATTGCTACAGTAGTAGTTACTTTTACAATAGGGTTTGCTAATTTCTTTACAATAATAGAACCAGCAGTACATGGAAATTTAAAAGATACAATATGGATGATTATAGGTCCAGTATTTTTTACTATAATTGCTTTATTGATATATGGGTCATATGAAAGAAAAAGTAAAAAAGAATTGCAATAATATTTTAATTTTCAAAATTTCATAGGGGTAAATAGTTAACCAGGGTGCACGACCCTGGTTTTTACTATTAAGGCATTTTCAAAGAAATAGCAAGTCAGTATGCTAGCCTATTTTTTATTTCAAATGCCTAAGCATATTTATTGGACTTGTTGGACTTAAAAGATTTTTTATTTTACTATAAGGCAATTCAATTTCAAAAATTCCATAGTAGTAAGGCGTGTATTCGTAAACTTGGTAATAAAGTACTAGCGAATTAGGAGTAAGGTAATACTCTTGATTTGGAGTTATACCTTTGTACTCATTTATCAGTGTAATGTTATTGTCCTTAATATATTGATTAGCAAGTTCATTTAAGAAACCTACATAATAGATTTTAGGGTTAAATAAATCGCTGAAGGTGTATATTTGTCCTGTATTAACGTTTAATGTTATGGAAGAATAAGCTGTAAATCCGTGAGCAGCTTTATTTACATAAGTATACATATTAAATAGTATACTTAAAAGACCGTTTTTATTTAACATTACGTCATAAGTACCTAAAATTTCATTAAAATCTATTTTTTCTGGGAATAAGACTTGAGATGTAAAAAGTTTACTTACTTCATTTATAATAGAAGTATTTATCCTATTTATTATTTGATCCTTATTTGGATTTGGTATGAATGGATAGCTTATGCTAAATTTTTCAGGTGATATCTTTGCTGTATTTAATATAACCCCGCTGCTGGACTCATTTCTGAAAAAACATTTAGCAAATGGACAGATATTTTTTGAAATATTATAATTATGTGGCATTTGTACCCTCTCAATAATAGTTTTTATAGTATAATTTATTTATTAAGTGGTAAAAGTGTTCTTCTTAAGTATGTTTTAAGGAAGTGATAATTTGGATGCATTTATAGCTAGACAGCCGATATTTAATAAAAAGGAAAGGGTTGTAGCTTATGAATTACTTTATAGGGATAGTTTTGAAAATTACTATAATGGAAGTGATGAAGATAAAGCTACTTGTAATGTCATAGCAAACGTTTTTTCTCTCGCTGGAGTAGATAAAATTACATGGGGTAAAAAGGCGTTTATTAATTTCCCTAAAAATCTTATAACGGATGATATTATTCCAATGTTACCTAAGAATGTAGTAATTGAAATACTTGAAACCGTTGAGCCGACTCCAAGAGTAGTGAATGCGTGTAGATATTTGAAAGAGTGTGGCTATACACTTGCACTTGATGATTTTATATTTGATAAAAAGTACATAGAATTATTGGATTTGACAGATATAGTTAAAGTGGATTTTAAGATGGCAAGATATGAAAAGAAGTTTATATTAAATAATACTAAAAACAATAATATTAAATTCTTAGCTGAAAAAGTTGAAACGCAAGAAGACTATAATAAAGCAAAAAATTTAGGATATGACCTTTTTCAGGGATATTTTTTTAGTGAGCCAACTGTAGTATCAACTAAAGATATTCCAAAGGAAAAGTTAATATATGTAGAAATACTTTCTGAATTAAGTAAAAAAAATGTAGATATTGTAAAGTTAAAATCACTTGTAATAAAAGATTTATCTATAGTATATAAATTTTTAAAAATTATAAATTCATGTATGTATGGGCTTAAAAGTAAAATTGTTTCACCTCATCAAGCAATAACCTATCTTGGTGAAGTAGAATCTTGCAAATGGCTTTATGTTATAGTTTTAGGAAGTATGGGATCATATAGGTCAAGTGAGATAGTAAGGGCATCTCTTGTAAGGGCTAAATTTTGTGAAAGAATTGGATCAAGGTTATACCCTGATGATTTGGAAAAGCAGTATAATTTCTTTATAGTAGGTATGCTTTCTATGCTTGATGTAATACTTGAAAGGAATATGGAAAGTCTATCAGGTGAACTGTTTTTAGAGAAGGATGTAAGAGAAGCTTTAATTGGAAAAAATAACAAATATAAGGAAGTTCTTAATTTAATAATTTCCTACGAAAGGGCTAGATGGGATGAATGTACAGAATTTTCAAAGAAGTTAAATATAGATATAAGTACAGTTGTGAAAGAATACATTTTTGCATTGAATTGGGCTAATATAATATGACATAATGGGGAGTTGAGTGGAAAACTAGACTTCCACTTTCCTAAAATCATGTTGACAATGTAAACTTAGAGATGTATTATATATTTAAAAGTTGACACTGTAAACATAATAAGGAGGTATTTAAATCTATGAAAATATTAGTTATAAATGACAGTCAAAATGAAGATAAGCTTGGAAAGAAAATAAGAGAGAGAACTGTGAAAATGCTTAAAAGTCAAAAAATTGAATTTAAAGATTACAATTTAAATCTAGAGGATTTACACCATTGTATTGGTTGCTTTAACTGTTGGATTAAAACGCCGGGCATTTGTGTATTTGATGACCTGGGAAGAAATATATGCGAGGATTTTATAAAAAGTGATGTTGTATTGTATGTAGGCCCAATAAAATATGGATGTTACAGTTCTGTTATAAAAAGATCACTGGATAGGCAAATACCTAATATACTTCCGTTTTTTGAAGAAGTGAATGGAGAAATGCATCATTCACCACGTTATGACAAGTATCCAGAACTAGTTGCTTTAGGATATGGTGAAGATGTTTCTAGTGAAGAAGAAGAAACTTTTAGTTCTCTTGTTACAGCTAATGGGATAAATCTTCAAAAAAGTGGAGCAAAAGCTTATGTGTGCAAAAACGATGTTGATATAGATGAATATATAAATAATTTTGAAATCTATTTAGAAGAAAGAGAGGTTAGGTAAAGTGAAAAAAGTATGTTTTGTAAATGGAAGTCCTAGAGAAAGTGGAAGCACTTCAGCTTATTTTATAGGAGAAATACAAAAATTAATTAAAGATAATGATATAGAAACTCAGTGTGTTTATGCAATTAAAGATTTAAAATCAGGTAAGATAGCTCAAAGTTTTGAAAAAATTATAAGCTCAGACAGCGTAATATTTGTTTTCCCACTTTATGTTGACAGCATACCATCTAATTTTATTGATTTTTTATGGAAAATTGAAAATTATATAAAAGAAAATGAGATTGATAAAAATGAACTTCCATGCTTATATGCTATTATAAATTGTGGATTTGTAGAAGGCATTCAAAATAAAAATGCTGTAAATATAATTTATAACTTTTCGAAAAAGACAGGCTTTGACTTCAAGTTTGCAATAGGTATAGGCGGAGGAGAGTTTGTAAAAGGTACAAGGGATATAATACCAATTGAAAGTGATATAAAAAGAGACATATATCTAGCACTTTGCAAACTTAAAGATAGCATAGAAAGTGGCAGAGAGGACGATGAAAAAGGAGTATTCGTAAGCCCTAAAGTGCCTAGATCACAATTCATACTTAATGGAAATAACGGATGGGTAGAAATGGTCAAAGAAAATAATGTGACAAAAGAAGATCTTTTAAAAAAGGCATATTAAAAATGAATGAGATATCTCGCTTAGAAAGTATTTTCTATTTTGAGATATCTCATTTTTCGTAATAAAATTTGTATATTAGACAGGTTCTACTATAATGTAATATATGTACTTAAATTTAGCTATATGCTTTAGAAAGGTGAAAATTACAAAATGGAGAACTTAATATACAGTTTAAATGCTACAGTACCGGTGTTTTTAGTTATTGTGGTAGGATATGTGTTAAAACAAATAGGAATGTTGAATGATAATTTCATAGAAATAGCTAATAAATTTAACTTTAAAGTTACTTTACCGATATTATTATTAACTGACATTGGATCAACTAATATAATTAAAAATTTTGATGGAAAGTACATATTGTTTTGTGCAGTAGTCACATCTATTTGTTTCTGGTCAATTTGGTTTTTTACTAAAAAATTTATGAAAGATTCTTCTATGACGGGAGCTTTTGTACAAGCATCTTTTCGTGGAAGTGCATCTATACTGGGAATTGCCTTTATTCAAAATATTTATGGAAATGCGGGAATGGCTCCTATGATGATTATAGGAGCTGTTCCACTTTACAATATATATTCTGTTATTGTACTTACTTTTGAAAGTGAAGACAACAGAGGAGGAAAAGATAGTATAAAAAAGGCATGTATCAATATTATAAAAAATCCCATTATCATTGGAATTTTGCTAGGAATGATAGTATCACTATTAAATATTCATTTTCCTAAAATAATAGACAAAACACTCAAAAATTTTGCAGTTATGGCATCTCCTTTGGCACTTGTAACTATTGGGGCTGGCTTTGAAGGAACAAAAGCCCTTGCAAAGATAAAACCAACTTTAGCAGCTTCCTTTATAAAACTGGTAGCTCAAGCTGCTGTATTTTTGCCACTAGCAGTATATTTGGGATTTAGAAATCAAGAACTTGTTGCTTTAATTATCATGCTTGGTTCTCCAACTACAGTAAGCTGTTATATAATGGCAAAGAATATGAACAATGATGGTGTTTTGACTTCAAGCATCGTTGTAGCAACTACTTTATTATCAGCGTTTACTCTAACTTTTTGGATTTTTCTATTAAAGAGCTTTAAATTTATTCTATAATTTGTTTTTAAATGGATTGGTGGAGGACATAACCTCCGCCAAATTAATAATCTAATCTTCAAATTTAAATAATTCTTCCACAGAAGTATTGAATACTTTTGCGATGTCCATTGCCAGTTTAAGTGATGGATTATATCTACCATTTTCAAGGTGAACAATGGTTTCTCTTCTTACCCCTATTAATTCTGCTAATTCACTTTGTTTCATATTCATTTTTTCTCTATATTCTTTTACTTTTGTTTTTAGAGTTGGCATATTATATACCTCGCATATCAATTACACAGAAAATAATTGCCCGCAGGATAGTTAATGCTACGATACCTGCAGCAATCAAGTAGCCTGTCATTATGCCGCTTGGGGTTATAAATGCTGATGGAAGTAAAATGCCGGCCATAAATAAATAAGAAAGTTTTAGACAAATAGAATCTGTTTTATTAAGGGTTTCTTTTGCAAATTCATCAAAAATCTCTGAATTCCCTTTGAGTAGTGCCAAAAATACAAGTGTGAGTCCCAGCAATAAATATTCTATTAGTGTATGAATGGGTTTGAAAGTGAGACTTACACTCATCCAATAATACATGAGAAATAATAAAGCCGGGATTATTTTAGCACTAATCCAAATTCTTAAACTAATTTTTTTATCTTTCATAATATAGTCTCCTTTATGTGATATATTTATAACTTGTGTTATAAATATATCACATATTTTTTTTAAAATCAAGTAAAAAGTGAATTATTTGTAACTTTATTAAATATTAAAAAGCCAATGCTTGATTAAGCATTGGCTTTGAATTTTATATTTATATCCAAAATATCGGTGCTTTAATTTTGACACCTATCTCTCGATAGGTGGGTGTTCTCACAGATGTATCTATCGCTTTTAATGCGTTAAAAGGACTCATAAAAAAGTACATATCCTCATCTAAATTTGAACTCCCGATGTTTAAATGTAGGTTCAAAATAAAAGCTTAACGTGTATTTCAGAAGTTGTACACTATAAAATTCATAATAAAAAGAAAAATCATTAACTAGAAATGTAGTCGTTTTCCTTTTGTGAGATTATAATAACATATTTAAGTTATCATTGCAAGTAGATAATATATGGTAGATTAATGAAGTAATAGAGGATATATCTGATAATATTTTTATTCCTGACAATTATTAGTTAGGTAACTAAATTGTTATTGACAATATGGAAAGTCAATGATATTATAAAAATAAGTTAGTTAACTAACTAAATGTATTGGAGGGATGTTGAATGGAACGCGAAGAAGCAATGAAATTATTTATAGAATTACACCGTTTAGGAAGACAAATGCACCGTTTTTCACATAAAATTTCTCATGGAGGAAATCACTTTATGGGAGGACAATCAAGAATGCTTACTATTGTTGCAGAAAATGAAGGTATTACTCAACGACAGCTTGCTGAAATCATGGATGTGAGACCTGCATCAATGACTGTGATGATAGGCAAGATGGAATTATTTGGACTTATTGAGCGTAAGCAAGATGCTAAAGATCAAAGAGTTATGCATATTTATATTACAGATAGTGGAAGAAAAGCCGAGGAGGAATCAAGAATTTCTACTCAACAGTTAGTTGGGTCCCTATTTCAAAGCCTTTCCGATGAAGAAGTAAAACAAATGCTTATGATTACTGAAAAATTATCTAAATCCCTTAATGAAGGTGACTCAGGTGATTTACAATGTAGACTTCATGATCATCATAGACATCATGGATTTCATAAATATTATCATGAGTCAGATGACAATCTTAAGCATTTGTTTAGGAATCTTTAAGGAAAATTTTAGATATGATACCACAGGAAATTCAAGAAAAAATAAGGTCTATAATTCAGAAAAAGGGATGCAAATTAACAAGTCAAAGGAGTGCAGTATTGAAGGCTTTTTTTGAGAAAAATTATGAACATATGACTGTTGAAGAGGTTCATTATTTTTCAAAAAGTTATTGTAGTAAGATTGGAATTGCCACTGTATATAGGTGTATACTTTATTTTGAAAAAATTGGTGTGCTGAGAAAAATTGAAACTAATGAGAAGTATGGAAGATATGAATTGGTAATTCCAGATGAAGAATTTGAGCATCCACATTTAGTTTGTGTAAAATGTGGAAAAATAATTGGAGCCTTTGATAGTGAAATTTTAAAAGAATTGGACAAACAGAAAAAGTTTATTGAAAATATATATGACTTTAAAATTAACAGCCAGAGTAATATTTATTATGGAATTTGTGAAGCATGTAAAGGTTCATGATAGTTTGGTTTACAAGAAATAGTTAATATAGTAATATAATATTATTCAAAGAGGGGGCTAAGTATATGAAATATTATGTGGCTGATGCTTTTACGGATGAAGTGTTTAAGGGAAATCCGGCAGGGGTATGTGTATTAGATAAATGGCTGCAGGATGATATAATGCAAAAAATTGCAGCAGAAAACAATTTGTCAGAAACAGCTTTTGTAGTTAAAGGTGAAAATAAAAATGAATATGAACTAAGGTGGTTTACGCCAAAGGCAGAAATAGATTTATGTGGACACGCTACACTGGGGACTTCCTATGTTGTTTCCAATTATGTAGATGTTGGAACAGATAAAATGATATTCCATACTGTAAGTGGAATACTTGAAGTCAATCGTAAAAGTGATTTATATGAAATGGATTTCCCTACAAGAGAGCCTAAAAAAGTTCAAATACCAGAAACAATTTCGGATATCATTGGGGTGAAACCTATAGAAACATATTTATCAAGGGATTTATTTGTAGTAGTTGAAACAGAAGAGCAGGTTAAAAATTTAGTTCCTAATTTTTCTAAAATGATAGAATTAGAAGATGGCTCAGGGGTTATCGTAACTGCGAAGGGCAGTGATGTTGATTTTGTATCCCGCTGTTTCTATCCCAAATTTGGTGTAAATGAAGATCCCGTAACAGGCTCTGCGCACAGCAATTTAATACCCTTTTGGTCAAAAAGATTGAATAAAGATAAGATGATAGCAAAACAGTTGTCAAAACGCGGCGGAACATTATATTGTGAATTTTGTGGTGACAGGGTTAAAATAAGTGGAAGAGCTTCACTATATATGGTGGGAAATATAAACATATAGTTTAAATTAGAAGGATAGTTTTATGATATTAAGTGTAAGCAGAAGAACAGATATACCAGCTTTTTATAGTGATTGGTTTTTCAATAGAATGAAGGAAGAATTTGTGTTAGTCAAGAATCCGTTTAATTCAAAGCAAGTGAGTAAAGTGATTTTAAATCCTAAAATAATAGATTGTATAGTATTTTGGACCAAAAATCCTAAAAAAATGATAAAGAGATTGGATGAAATTAAGGAATATAATTATTATTTCCAATTCACTTTAAATTCATATGATAAGACACTAGAGACAAATGTTCCAGAGAAAAAATATTTGATAAACACATTTATAGAATTATCAAAACGAATTGGTAAGGATAGAGTTATATGGAGGTATGATCCTATAATATTAACGGATAAGTTTACAAGGGATTACCATTATAAGTGGTTTAAATATCTTGCGAAAAGATTATGTCCATATACAAATAAGTGTGTTATCAGTTTCTTAGATTTATACAGGAAATCAGAGCGAAATTTAAAAGAAATAAACATTTTACAGATAGATAAGGACGATATGTTTGAGTTAGCAGAGAAATTTTCAAAAATAGCTTTTAAATATAATATGACTATTGAAACTTGTTCCGAGGAAATAGATCTATCAAAATTCAATATTAAGCATGGAAAATGTATAGATGATAGATTGATTTCTAAGATAGCTGGGGAAAAGCTATCTATAGATAAAGATCCAAATCAGAGGAAAGTTTGTGGATGTGTAAAGAGCATTGATATAGGAGCTTATAATACATGTAATCATGGTTGTTTATACTGCTATGCAAATTTCAATAGAGATGCTGCTGAAAAGAATTTATTGAAGCATAATAAAAAGTCTCCTCTACTGATTGGTGAGCTATGTGGAGATGAAAAGATTATAGATAGAAAGATGAAATCATATAGAGATAGTCAGTTATCTTTTTTATAAAAAATAGGATTATAATGTAATTGTATTGATGTGAGTTGATACAATTATTTTTATTTACATATGAAGAGGAGAAATGTAATGTAGTCTAAATAAACATCTATTTTATGGTATAATTTCACTGTATGAGGACGATAATTTGAGCGGAGGAATAAAAAGTGAATGAAAAAATACTTTTAGTAGATGATGAAAAGAGCATTTTAGATGTACTGACTTATGCATTAAAAAGAGAAGGATATTTAGTAGAAAGAGCTTATGATGGAAAGGAAGCACTTCATAAAGTAGATATTTTTAATCCGCACATAGTAATTTTGGATTTAATGCTCCCTGTAATGAATGGATACGATGTTTGTAAAAAGTTAGAAAACAAAAATATTGGGATTATCATGCTTACAGCAAAAGAAGATATTGTGGACAAGATACTTGGTCTTGAATTTGGAGCAGATGATTATATGACGAAACCCTTTGATATAAGGGAACTTCTTGCAAGAATCAAGTCACTTGTAAGGAGACTTAATAAAACTATTGATGAAAAAAAGAATATTGGTGTCATAAAAATAAATGATCTTATTATTAATAAGAAAAAGAGAACTGTAAGTATAAAGAATATTTTGATAGAGCTTACTTCTATGGAATTTGACCTGCTGTATTTGCTCCTTTCAAATCCAGGCATAGTATATTCTAGAGAACAGCTTTTAAATATAATATGGAATATGGATTATGTTGGAGGAACACGAACTGTAGATACACACATTCAAAGAGTAAGGAAAAAGTTAGGTGATAGTTATCAGGATTTAATACAAACCGTTTATGGTATTGGATATAAAGGGGTTGACGAATTATTTGAAGGTGGGAATTAAATTCAAGCTCATATCTTTTACAGCTTCACTTTTATTAATTGTAATATCATTTTTGAGTTTTTTGGTGCTTAATGGAATAAAAAGTTATCAGAATAAAGAAACGCAGGCGATTTTATTTAAGCAAAAGGATATATTTGAAGAATACTTTAGTGAACGCATGAGTTTGAATAAAAATACTAATTATGATGACAGCTTAGCTAGAGGTAGTATTTTTAATAAAGCATGGTTGAGAACTATACCGGCAAATATATATAACACAAAAGGTGAACTACTTTCAGGGTTTAAGACAGATGCAAAGCTAAATGAAAATAATGAGAAAAAAATTATGATAGATTATGCAATTAAAGGCAAAGTATCTTATAGAGAAATTAATGATGTAATATATTTCTATTCACCCATTAAATATAAGGGCAATACAGCAGCAATTTTAGAACTGGAATATTCAATTAGAGAAAATAAATTATTTTATAGTGATATAGAAAAATTGTTTTATGGTATAGGTTTTTTGGCTCTGGTGCTTGGTATATTTGTAGGAAT
The genomic region above belongs to Clostridium sp. AWRP and contains:
- the yjeM gene encoding glutamate/gamma-aminobutyrate family transporter YjeM, translated to MESTEKKQKKMTLIALVLMIFTSVFGFTNIPRAFYLMGYGAIPWYILSAITFFIPYAFMMAEYGAAFKNERGGIYSWMEKSVGAKYAFIGTFMWYASYVIWMVNISSTIWVPFSNAIFGSDKTPTWSLLGLNSTQVLGILGICWILVVTLTASKGLEKITKVTSVGGTAVALLNIVLLIGAVIVLIGNGGHLAQPIVSSAAFTQSPNPDYQSGISVLAFLVFALFAYGGIEAVGGLVDQTEKAEVTFPKGVTVAAIIIAIGYAVGIFLCGIFTNWKEVLALKGVHMGNVAYVVMQNLGYQIGQSLGCSQATSLTIGAWTARYAGLSMFLALSGAFFTLCYSPLKQLVEGTPKKLWPGKMAEIKDGMPKNAMWVQCIFVVAFIALVSFGGDAASKFFNILIKMTNVAMTVPYMFLSAAFIAFKKKTEIKKPFEVFKSYRWTCIATVVVTFTIGFANFFTIIEPAVHGNLKDTIWMIIGPVFFTIIALLIYGSYERKSKKELQ
- a CDS encoding DUF3298 and DUF4163 domain-containing protein yields the protein MPHNYNISKNICPFAKCFFRNESSSGVILNTAKISPEKFSISYPFIPNPNKDQIINRINTSIINEVSKLFTSQVLFPEKIDFNEILGTYDVMLNKNGLLSILFNMYTYVNKAAHGFTAYSSITLNVNTGQIYTFSDLFNPKIYYVGFLNELANQYIKDNNITLINEYKGITPNQEYYLTPNSLVLYYQVYEYTPYYYGIFEIELPYSKIKNLLSPTSPINMLRHLK
- a CDS encoding AEC family transporter; amino-acid sequence: MENLIYSLNATVPVFLVIVVGYVLKQIGMLNDNFIEIANKFNFKVTLPILLLTDIGSTNIIKNFDGKYILFCAVVTSICFWSIWFFTKKFMKDSSMTGAFVQASFRGSASILGIAFIQNIYGNAGMAPMMIIGAVPLYNIYSVIVLTFESEDNRGGKDSIKKACINIIKNPIIIGILLGMIVSLLNIHFPKIIDKTLKNFAVMASPLALVTIGAGFEGTKALAKIKPTLAASFIKLVAQAAVFLPLAVYLGFRNQELVALIIMLGSPTTVSCYIMAKNMNNDGVLTSSIVVATTLLSAFTLTFWIFLLKSFKFIL
- a CDS encoding NAD(P)H-dependent oxidoreductase, with the protein product MKILVINDSQNEDKLGKKIRERTVKMLKSQKIEFKDYNLNLEDLHHCIGCFNCWIKTPGICVFDDLGRNICEDFIKSDVVLYVGPIKYGCYSSVIKRSLDRQIPNILPFFEEVNGEMHHSPRYDKYPELVALGYGEDVSSEEEETFSSLVTANGINLQKSGAKAYVCKNDVDIDEYINNFEIYLEEREVR
- a CDS encoding HDOD domain-containing protein; the encoded protein is MDAFIARQPIFNKKERVVAYELLYRDSFENYYNGSDEDKATCNVIANVFSLAGVDKITWGKKAFINFPKNLITDDIIPMLPKNVVIEILETVEPTPRVVNACRYLKECGYTLALDDFIFDKKYIELLDLTDIVKVDFKMARYEKKFILNNTKNNNIKFLAEKVETQEDYNKAKNLGYDLFQGYFFSEPTVVSTKDIPKEKLIYVEILSELSKKNVDIVKLKSLVIKDLSIVYKFLKIINSCMYGLKSKIVSPHQAITYLGEVESCKWLYVIVLGSMGSYRSSEIVRASLVRAKFCERIGSRLYPDDLEKQYNFFIVGMLSMLDVILERNMESLSGELFLEKDVREALIGKNNKYKEVLNLIISYERARWDECTEFSKKLNIDISTVVKEYIFALNWANII
- a CDS encoding PhzF family phenazine biosynthesis protein, which translates into the protein MKYYVADAFTDEVFKGNPAGVCVLDKWLQDDIMQKIAAENNLSETAFVVKGENKNEYELRWFTPKAEIDLCGHATLGTSYVVSNYVDVGTDKMIFHTVSGILEVNRKSDLYEMDFPTREPKKVQIPETISDIIGVKPIETYLSRDLFVVVETEEQVKNLVPNFSKMIELEDGSGVIVTAKGSDVDFVSRCFYPKFGVNEDPVTGSAHSNLIPFWSKRLNKDKMIAKQLSKRGGTLYCEFCGDRVKISGRASLYMVGNINI
- a CDS encoding response regulator transcription factor; protein product: MNEKILLVDDEKSILDVLTYALKREGYLVERAYDGKEALHKVDIFNPHIVILDLMLPVMNGYDVCKKLENKNIGIIMLTAKEDIVDKILGLEFGADDYMTKPFDIRELLARIKSLVRRLNKTIDEKKNIGVIKINDLIINKKKRTVSIKNILIELTSMEFDLLYLLLSNPGIVYSREQLLNIIWNMDYVGGTRTVDTHIQRVRKKLGDSYQDLIQTVYGIGYKGVDELFEGGN
- a CDS encoding MarR family transcriptional regulator; the protein is MGGQSRMLTIVAENEGITQRQLAEIMDVRPASMTVMIGKMELFGLIERKQDAKDQRVMHIYITDSGRKAEEESRISTQQLVGSLFQSLSDEEVKQMLMITEKLSKSLNEGDSGDLQCRLHDHHRHHGFHKYYHESDDNLKHLFRNL
- a CDS encoding helix-turn-helix transcriptional regulator, translating into MPTLKTKVKEYREKMNMKQSELAELIGVRRETIVHLENGRYNPSLKLAMDIAKVFNTSVEELFKFED
- a CDS encoding DUF1848 domain-containing protein — its product is MILSVSRRTDIPAFYSDWFFNRMKEEFVLVKNPFNSKQVSKVILNPKIIDCIVFWTKNPKKMIKRLDEIKEYNYYFQFTLNSYDKTLETNVPEKKYLINTFIELSKRIGKDRVIWRYDPIILTDKFTRDYHYKWFKYLAKRLCPYTNKCVISFLDLYRKSERNLKEINILQIDKDDMFELAEKFSKIAFKYNMTIETCSEEIDLSKFNIKHGKCIDDRLISKIAGEKLSIDKDPNQRKVCGCVKSIDIGAYNTCNHGCLYCYANFNRDAAEKNLLKHNKKSPLLIGELCGDEKIIDRKMKSYRDSQLSFL
- a CDS encoding transcriptional repressor produces the protein MIPQEIQEKIRSIIQKKGCKLTSQRSAVLKAFFEKNYEHMTVEEVHYFSKSYCSKIGIATVYRCILYFEKIGVLRKIETNEKYGRYELVIPDEEFEHPHLVCVKCGKIIGAFDSEILKELDKQKKFIENIYDFKINSQSNIYYGICEACKGS